The window GTTGCAGCGGCAAGGTCGGCGAACGGGGGGGCCGCTCGGACGACCGCTGGTGGTGCTGGCCCTCGCGGGGGTTGATCCGCCGCACCCAGCCAGCATCCCACCAGGCCCGCCTCGTCACGGCCGAGGCGGGCCTGGTTTCTTGCCTGTCCGCCTCCGAGCCCGAGCACCGCCCCGGCCGCGGCGGCCAGGCTCGACAGGAGTGGCCTGCCCGGCGGCGGCGTCCGGGGGGCGCCGTCTCCGGTGGCGACGAGCAGCGGGGCCACGCCGGCGGCGAGCGCCGCGGCCGGCGTCACCGCGGGCCGGCCAGACGGGACTCCACCCAGGCGCAGAGGGCATGACCGATGGTGATGTGGCCCTGCTGGACCAGGCTCGGGCGGTCGCCGTCGACGTGCAGCGCGACGGCGGCCATGTCGTCGAGGGGCGAGCGGGCCGGTCCCAGGAAGGCGATCACGACGAGCCCCGCCTCCCGGGCGGCCGCCGCCGCCCGGAGCACGTTCTCGGAGCGGCCGCTGGTGGTGATCACGACCAGGACGTCGCCGCGCCGGCCCAGGCCCTGGACCTGGCGCGCGAACACCTCCGCGTAGCCGTAGTCGTTGCCGACGGCGGTCAGGACGGAGGTGTCGGTGGTGAGCGCCACCGCCCGGTAGGCGGGACGCTCCCGGGCCAGGCGGCCCACCAGCTCGGCTGCGAGGTGCTGGGCGTCGCCCGCGCTGCCGCCGTTGCCGCAGAACAGCACCTGCCCACCGTCGGTCAGGGCGTCGGCGACCATGCGGGCCGCCCGCTCGACGGCGCCGGCACCCGGCCGCACCACCAGGGCGGCCGCGGCGGCGGCCGAGGCCGACAGGTAGCCCGCGATGTCGGTCACCAGCGCACTCCTCTCGGGTCGAAGGCAACCGGCGAGCAGGGCGCCCCGGCCACCTCGAGCGCCGCCGCCACCCGGTCCCTCCGGTCGGGCTGGCAGCAGAATGCCAGGAACCCGCCGCCGCCGGCGCCCACCACCTTGCCACCGGCCGCGCCAGCGGACCGGCCGACCCCGTACAACTCGTCCAGGCGCGGGGTCGCGATGCCGGTGGCCAGGCGGCGCTTCTGCTCCCACCCCTCGTGCAGCCCCTCGGCGAAGGCGGCCAGGTCCCCGTCAAGGAGCGCGTCCCGCATGGCTTCTGCCAGCGCCTTCATCGCGCCGAGGCTGGCGAGGCTCTCGGCCGACCCCCCGAGCACGCCGTCGACCTGGCGGCGCAGGATGCCGGCGTCGGTGCGACCCTGCCCGGACCAGGCCAGCAGCAGGGACCGCTCCAGCTCCTCCACCGTCCCGGAGCGGACGGCAAGGGGCCGCACGTCGACCTGGTCGTCGCCGTGGAACTCGATGAAGTTCAGCCCGCCGTGGGCGGTCGCGTACTGGTCTTGCATGCCGCCCTCGATCTTGAGGTCGATGCGCTCGACCTCGTAGGCACGCCAGGCCAGCTCGGCCGGCGACCACGACTGCCCGGAGGCCGCCCCGACCGCGGCGAGCATCGCCAC is drawn from Actinomycetes bacterium and contains these coding sequences:
- a CDS encoding SIS domain-containing protein; the encoded protein is MTDIAGYLSASAAAAAALVVRPGAGAVERAARMVADALTDGGQVLFCGNGGSAGDAQHLAAELVGRLARERPAYRAVALTTDTSVLTAVGNDYGYAEVFARQVQGLGRRGDVLVVITTSGRSENVLRAAAAAREAGLVVIAFLGPARSPLDDMAAVALHVDGDRPSLVQQGHITIGHALCAWVESRLAGPR
- a CDS encoding GHMP kinase → MTGVRASAPLRLSFAGGGTDVPPYPSTHGGAVLSATIRRYATAQVRVRPDREYHVESLDLMARAAFTAREDLAFNGHLDLVKAVLRGLAPGVGLDLVLATDAPPGSGLGSSSALVVAMLAAVGAASGQSWSPAELAWRAYEVERIDLKIEGGMQDQYATAHGGLNFIEFHGDDQVDVRPLAVRSGTVEELERSLLLAWSGQGRTDAGILRRQVDGVLGGSAESLASLGAMKALAEAMRDALLDGDLAAFAEGLHEGWEQKRRLATGIATPRLDELYGVGRSAGAAGGKVVGAGGGGFLAFCCQPDRRDRVAAALEVAGAPCSPVAFDPRGVRW